A section of the Lineus longissimus chromosome 1, tnLinLong1.2, whole genome shotgun sequence genome encodes:
- the LOC135489711 gene encoding myosin-10-like isoform X4, with translation MADDYGGVGAAELKYLTVDRNLINDPSAHAEWAAKKLVWVPHDTNGFVTASIKGDKGEEFIVELVDTGKSAKVPKDEVQKMNPPKFSKVEDMAELACLNEASVLHNLKDRYYSGLIYTYSGLFCVVVNPYKRLPIYTDKVIELYKGKKRHEVPPHVFAVTDTAYRSMLQDREDQSILCTGESGAGKTENTKKVIQYLAYVAASLKTQRTTTANVITSMHYKDINLGELEAQLLQANPILEAFGNAKTTKNDNSSRFGKFIRINFDTSGFISGANIETYLLEKSRAVRQAINERSFHIFYQLLKGATADEKGDFLLEDFKNYTFLSNGYIGISGNEEEEEFKQTLEAMTIMGFTPDEQASIIRVVSAVLQFGNMRFKSERNSEQASMPDNTVAQKVCHLLGIPVTELTRAMLRPKLKVGRDFVTKAQSKEQVEFSVEAITKALYERMFKWLVNRINRCLDRTKRQGASFIGILDIAGFEIFQLNSFEQLCINYTNERLQQLFNHTMFILEQQEYKQEGIEWTFIDFGLDLQPTIDLIEKPMGVMALLDEECWFPKATDKSFVEKLMAEHGKHPKFAKPDFRATSDFSLIHYAGKVEYSAEKWLMKNMDPLNDNIVKLLQSSSDSFVSLIWKDAEIVALGANESESVFGSRTKRGMFRTVSQLYKEQLSKLMATLNNTNPNFVRCIIPNHEKKAGKIDAQLVLDQLRCNGVLEGIRICRQGFPNRIIFQEFKQRYEILTPSAVPKGFMDGRKACKKMIDVLELDPNLYRIGQSKVFFRAGVLAHLEEERDLKLTDIIIQFQAYARGLLARRNYQRRLQQLSAIRIIQRNCASYLKLRNWQWWRLFTKVKPLLNVTRQEEVLVVKEEELKKVKDQFEKQQSTLGELEKSHTQLVEEKNILAEQLRAETDLCAETEEARTRLSQKTNELEELLQDYEARIEEEEERYTQVATDKKKLNQTIQDLEEQLEEEEQARQKLQLEKVSVDAKAKKVEEALALQEDINSKLTKEKKGLEERVGEISTLLATEEDKAKHLTKAKNRYEAIIKDLEERLKKEQALRQELEKIKRKLETELNDLREQLSEKKSHCDELQDTLTKRDEELRLSLQKTDEEVAGRTIAQKQLREIESQFHEVQEDLDVERAARTKAEKQKRDLGEELEALKSELEDSIDTTAAVQELRTKREHEVEGLKKALDDEVKNREGQVVEMRHKHTQQIEQLNEQLDQTKKTRVNLEKAKTTLEAENVDMASDIKSLSVAKQESERKRKQLEGQAQEFVMKLTELENDKKSYAEKISRLQTELDQSSQGFEQADNKLSSAMKQVSLLEMNLNDAQDSLQEETKAKLSLQSKIRQLEEEREMNIDQLEEEEEARKSVEKQLAASNQQLTDLKKKLDEDVQIMDGMEDGRKKLLKEIEMLQSRNEDLTSHNDKLERSRKKLQAEVEDLNVAMEGQRSSLLQLEKKQRKFDQNLAEEKAQSERLGAERDAAEREAREKETKILSSTREIEELQTRIDEMERDRTKQSRELEYLMSSKDDVGKNVHELERAKRTLEGQVEEQRTQIEELEDELQATEDAKLRLEVNMQAQKAQFDRDLQLKDEQSEEKRKSLIKQLREMEEELEDERKQRSNAVNAKKKLEGEFADMSQQVQMAERLKDDALKQLKKIQAQMKEQQMELEDAARSKDDAVAAAKDNERKMKQLEQDVAQLQEDLSASERARRTVEGERDELMDEMSASSSSKSSLIEDKRRLDSRIQELEEELEEEQGNLEIMVDKAKKNNAQIETLTTELASERSLTQKHENSRILLERQNKDLKNKLSEMESQLRSRSKATISSLESKIASLEEQLEVEARERAQAAKQNRRLDKKLKEMMMQVDDERRHADQYKEQVEKVNTRVKALKRQVDEAEEEVTRLNAIRRKLQRDLDESNENGESLQREVTGLRSKMRGARLTSGMSYRSSRGANARDDSDKEDEVDDGE, from the exons ATGGCGGACGATTATGGTGGAGTTGGTGCGGCGGAGTTGAAATACTTGACTGTGGATCGTAATTTGATCAACGATCCTTCTGCACATGCTGAATGGGCAGCTAAGAAGCTTGTCTGGGTGCCACATGATACAAATGGCTTCGTCACGGCCAGTATCAAGGGTGATAAGGGGGAGGAATTCATCGTGGAACTTGTGGACACGGGAAAGAGTGCAAAAGTTCCGAAAGATGAAGTTCAAAAAATGAACCCTCCAAAGTTCAGTAAAGTGGAGGATATGGCTGAATTAGCTTGTTTGAATGAAGCTTCTGTCCTCCACAATCTGAAAGACCGTTATTACTCTGGTTTGATATAT ACTTACTCTGGGCTTTTCTGCGTCGTGGTGAACCCTTACAAACGACTCCCAATCTATACTGATAAGGTCATCGAACTCTACAAAGGCAAGAAGAGACATGAGGTGCCACCCCATGTATTTGCAGTCACTGATACAGCATACAGGAGTATGCTTCAAG ATCGTGAGGATCAGTCGATTCTTTGCAC GGGAGAATCTGGTGCTGGCAAGACAGAGAACACCAAGAAAGTCATCCAGTATTTAGCTTATGTAGCTGCCTCCTTGAAGACCCAGCGAACAACTACTGCCAATGTCATTACTTCCATGCAT TATAAGGATATAAATTTA GGAGAACTAGAAGCCCAACTTTTGCAAGCCAATCCTATCCTGGAAGCTTTTGGTAATGCTAAGACTACCAAGAACGATAACTCATCTCGATTC GGTAAATTCATCAGGATCAACTTTGACACATCTGGTTTCATCTCTGGTGCAAACATCGAGACTT ATCTGTTGGAGAAATCCCGTGCTGTACGTCAAGCTATCAATGAGAGGAGCTTCCATATCTTCTATCAACTACTTAAGGGGGCCACTGCAGATGAGAAAG GTGATTTCCTGCTGGAAGACTTCAAGAACTACACATTCCTTAGTAATGGTTACATCGGTATTAGCGGtaatgaggaggaggaggagttCAAACAGACCTTGGAGGCCATGACTATTATGGGATTCACTCCCGATGAACAGGCCT CTATCATCCGAGTGGTATCTGCTGTACTGCAGTTCGGTAACATGAGGTTCAAGTCGGAGAGGAATTCAGAGCAAGCCTCCATGCCAGATAACACTG TTGCCCAGAAAGTTTGCCATCTCCTTGGCATCCCCGTGACAGAATTGACACGAGCCATGCTCCGACCAAAATTGAAGGTTGGTCGTGACTTTGTCACTAAAGCCCAAAGCAAGGAACAGGTGGAATTCTCCGTTGAAGCGATCACCAAGGCGCTGTACGAACGAATGTTCAAATGGCTTGTGAACAGGATCAACAGGTGTTTGGATAGGACCAAGCGTCAAGGCGCATCCTTTATTGGAATCCTTGATATTGCCGGTTTTGAGATCTTCCAG CTTAACTCCTTTGAACAGTTGTGCATCAACTACACCAACGAGAGGCTGCAACAGTTGTTCAACCACACTATGTTCATTCTAGAACAGCAGGAGTACAAACAAGAAGGCATTGAATGGACATTCATCGACTTTGGGTTGGATCTTCAGCCAACCATTGACCTCATTGAAAAG CCCATGGGTGTGATGGCCCTGCTTGATGAAGAGTGCTGGTTCCCCAAGGCTACTGACAAATCCTTTGTGGAGAAGCTCATGGCAGAGCACGGCAAGCACCCCAAGTTCGCCAAACCTGACTTCAGGGCGACCTCCGACTTCTCGCTCATCCATTATGCAGGAAAAGTGGAGTATTCTGCTGAGAAATGGCTGATGAAGAATATGGATCCGCTGAATGACAACATTGTCAAGCTACTTCAGTCTTCTTCGGACAGCTTCGTGAGCTTGATCTGGAAAGATG CTGAAATCGTTGCTCTGGGTGCTAACGAGTCTGAATCTGTGTTTGGTAGCCGTACCAAGAGGGGTATGTTCCGTACCGTAAGTCAGCTGTACAAGGAGCAGCTCTCCAAACTCATGGCGACACTCAATAACACCAACCCCAACTTTGTCAGGTGTATCATTCCTAATCATGAGAAAAAG gctggtaaaattgatgctcaGTTGGTGCTAGATCAGTTGCGCTGCAATGGTGTGTTGGAAGGTATTAGGATTTGTCGCCAGGGCTTCCCCAACAGGATCATTTTCCAGGAGTTCAAGCAGAGATACGAGATTCTTACCCCCAGCGCTGTGCCAAAGGGATTCATGGATGGACGTAAAGCTTGCAAGAAGATG ATTGACGTCCTTGAGTTGGATCCCAATTTGTACAGGATAGGACAGAGCAAGGTGTTCTTCCGTGCCGGGGTCTTGGCCCATCTTGAGGAGGAGCGTGACCTCAAGTTGACCGACATCATCATCCAGTTCCAAGCCTATGCAAGAGGTCTCCTGGCTAGGAG GAACTATCAACGCCGTCTGCAGCAGTTGAGTGCAATCAGGATTATCCAGAGGAACTGTGCCTCCTACCTCAAACTGAGGAATTGGCAGTGGTGGAGACTGTTCACCAAG GTGAAACCGTTGCTGAATGTAACTCGCCAAGAAGAGGTTCTGGTTGTGAAAGAAGAGGAGCTCAAGAAGGTCAAGGATCAGTTCGAGAAACAGCAGTCGACGCTTGGTGAACTCGAGAAGAGCCACACGCAGCTGGTCGAGGAGAAAAATATACTTGCCGAGCAACTGAGGGCTGAGACAGACCTCTGTGCAGAGACTGAAGAG gCTCGTACCCGCCTCAGCCAAAAGACTAACGAGTTAGAGGAACTGCTACAAGATTATGAAGCCAGAATTGAAGAGGAAGAGGAGAGATACACGCAGGTGGCAACCGACAAAAAGAAATTAAACCAGACCATTCAGGATCTTGAAGAACA GTTGGAAGAAGAGGAACAAGCCCGACAAAAACTTCAGTTGGAGAAAGTTTCCGTTGATGCCAAGGCTAAAAAAGTAGAGGAGGCTCTGGCATTGCAGGAAGATATCAATTCTAAG TTAACGAAAGAAAAGAAAGGCCTAGAAGAACGTGTTGGTGAGATCAGTACTCTACTTGCGACCGAGGAGGACAAAGCGAAGCACCTCACCAAGGCCAAGAATCGATATGAAGCCATTATTAAAGATCTTGAAGAGAGGCTGAAAAAAGAACAAGCG CTTCGTCAAGAGTTAGAAAAAATCAAGAGGAAGCTCGAGACAGAATTAAACGATTTACGTGAACAGTTGTCTGAGAAAAAgagtcattgtgacgagttgcAAGATACCTTAACCAAGCGTGACGAGGAATTACGGTTAAGTCTGCAAAA GACGGATGAAGAGGTCGCTGGTAGGACGATTGCTCAAAAACAATTACGTGAAATTGAGTCTCAGTTTCACGAAGTTCAGGAAGATTTGGACGTCGAGAGGGCCGCACGTACGAAAGCAGAAAAACAAAAAAGGGATCTTGGTGAG GAATTGGAAGCCTTGAAGAGCGAGTTAGAAGATTCGATAGACACAACTGCTGCGGTGCAAGAACTGCGTACCAAGCGTGAACATGAGGTCGAAGGATTGAAGAAGGCCTTGGATGACGAGGTGAAAAATCGTGAAGGCCAAGTGGTGGAGATGCGACACAAGCACACTCAGCAAATAGAACAGCTGAATGAACAGCTGGACCAAACAAAGAAG aCCCGGGTTAATCTAGAAAAGGCTAAAACTACTCTAGAGGCGGAGAATGTCGATATGGCGTCTGATattaaaagtcttagtgttGCTAAACAAGAGTCTGAGAGGAAACGAAAACAGCTCGAAGGGCAGGCTCAGGAATTTGTGATGAAACTTACTGAACTGGAGAATGATAAAAAATCGTATGCTGAGAAAATAAGCAGATTGCAA ACTGAACTTGATCAATCCAGCCAAGGCTTCGAACAGGCCGATAATAAACTTTCAAGCGCGATGAAACAAGTTTCTTTGCTGGAAATGAACTTGAATGATGCGCAGGACTCTCTCCAAGAGGAGACGAAGGCAAAGTTGAGTTTGCAGTCGAAGATCAGACAGCTAGAGGAGGAGCGTGAAATGAACATCGACCAGttggaagaagaggaagaggctAGGAAGAGCGTCGAGAAGCAACTGGCTGCTTCTAATCAACAG CTTACTGATCTCAAAAAGAAGTTAGATGAGGACGTACAAATAATGGACGGTATGGAGGATGGTCGCAAGAAACTACTGAAAGAGATCGAGATGTTGCAGAGCCGCAACGAGGACTTGACCTCCCACAATGACAAGTTGGAGCGCAGCAGGAAAAAACTCCAGGCTGAGGTTGAGGACTTGAATGTTGCCATGGAAGGACAGAGGTCTTCCTTGCTCCAGCTTGAGAAGAAGCAGAGGAAGTTTGACCAGAATTTAGCCGAGGAGAAAGCACAATCTGAAAG GCTTGGTGCTGAACGTGATGCTGCTGAGCGGGAAGCCAGGGAGAAGGAGACGAAGATTCTCTCGAGCACACGCGAGATCGAAGAGCTGCAGACCAGGATTGATGAGATGGAACGTGACCGCACAAAACAGAGCAGAGAACTCGAGTACCTCATGTCTAGCAAGGATGATGTCGGCAAGAATGTCCATGAGCTTGAGCGGGCTAAGAGAACTCTTGAAGGACAG GTTGAGGAGCAGCGTACCCAGATTGAGGAACTCGAGGATGAGTTGCAGGCCACAGAAGATGCCAAGCTGCGTCTTGAGGTCAACATGCAGGCTCAGAAGGCTCAGTTTGATCGTGACCTGCAGTTGAAGGATGAGCAGTCTGAAGAGAAGAGGAAGTCGCTGATTAAACAG CTTCGTGAGATGGAGGAAGAGTTGGAAGATGAGCGTAAACAGCGTAGCAATGCTGTCAACGCCAAGAAGAAGCTGGAAGGCGAGTTTGCCGACATGTCGCAGCAGGTCCAGATGGCAGAGAGACTCAAGGATGATGCCCTCAAACAACTCAAGAAGATTCAG GCTCAGATGAAGGAGCAGCAGATGGAGCTCGAAGATGCTGCACGGAGTAAGGATGACGCTGTGGCTGCAGCGAAGGACAATGAAAGGAAGATGAAGCAACTAGAACAGGATGTTGCCCAGCTGCAGGAGGATCTGTCGGCCTCGGAGAGGGCCAGACGCACAGTCGAAGGAGAGCGCGATGAGCTCATGGACGAAATGAGCGCCAGTAGCTCCAGCAA GTCATCTCTCATTGAAGACAAGCGCCGCCTGGACAGCCGGATCCAAGAGTTGGAAGAGGAGCTTGAAGAGGAACAGGGGAACCTCGAGATCATGGTTGATAAGGCCAAGAAGAACAACGCGCAG ATCGAGACCTTGACGACTGAGCTGGCATCGGAACGTTCTCTCACACAGAAACACGAGAACTCGCGTATTCTCCTGGAGAGGCAGAACAAGGATTTGAAAAATAAGCTCTCCGAGATGGAATCGCAGCTGAGGTCGCGTTCCAAGGCTACTATCTCCTCCCTCGAGAGTAAGATTGCCAGTCTTGAAGAGCAGCTGGAAGTTGAGGCCAG GGAACGTGCTCAGGCTGCCAAGCAGAATCGTCGCCTTGACAAGAAGTTAAAGGAAATGATGATGCAGGTCGATGATGAGAGACGCCATGCTGATCAGTATAAGGAACAG GTCGAGAAGGTGAATACTCGAGTGAAGGCCCTGAAGCGTCAAGTGGACGAGGCTGAGGAGGAGGTGACGAGGTTGAATGCCATACGCCGCAAGCTCCAGAGAGACTTAGATGAATCAAACGAAAATGGGGAGAGTTTACAACGAGAGGTCACTGGACTTCGGTCAAAAATGAGGGG TGCACGATTAACAAGCGGCATGAGCTACCGGTCTTCGCGGGGAGCAAACGCACGCGATGACTCCGACAAGGAAGATGAGGTAGACGACGGCGAATAA